A window of the Brassica oleracea var. oleracea cultivar TO1000 chromosome C1, BOL, whole genome shotgun sequence genome harbors these coding sequences:
- the LOC106326629 gene encoding cytochrome B5-like protein, with the protein MIAVIGLLLGFLVSALFLIQGKRRSSNGGQEKKQQSSNDDPKDSKPKSYSKSEVAEHNKRYDCWIIIKDKVYDVTSYVEEHPGGDAILDHAGDDSTDGFFGPQHATRVFDMIEDFYIGQLRE; encoded by the coding sequence ATGATAGCCGTGATCGGATTGCTTCTGGGTTTTCTAGTTTCAGCATTGTTCTTAATCCAAGGAAAGCGAAGGTCATCCAATGGTGGTCAAGAGAAGAAGCAACAATCTAGTAATGATGACCCTAAAGATTCGAAGCCAAAAAGTTACAGCAAGAGTGAAGTCGCAGAGCACAACAAAAGATACGATTGTTGGATCATAATCAAAGATAAAGTCTATGATGTCACTTCTTATGTTGAAGAACATCCTGGTGGTGACGCTATTCTAGATCATGCTGGTGATGATTCTACTGATGGGTTTTTCGGACCACAACACGCCACTCGTGTTTTCGACATGATCGAGGATTTCTACATCGGACAACTTCGGGAGTAA
- the LOC106325626 gene encoding uncharacterized protein LOC106325626 translates to MIPMYNYCVPSSSTSMTASSGFHLTVNSPVGLKHEAALAVDWSLEEQYTLEKGLAKFKDEPQVTKYVKIASTLPDKSVRDVAMRCKWMTQKRRKGEEHSATNVNYRKVVDLPPKLNMFSTVPQQNATYVMNPMCQSARVPFEGASDAVMELLRQNAQAFSQISSNLSAFKPQDNISLFYLARNNISSILNDMKQMPGISSRMSPLPVSINNDLVSMLMTSTRRPSSYIIPSSIHLKQEPRN, encoded by the exons ATGATTCCGATGTATAATTACTGCGTGCCGAGCAGTAGCACGAGCATGACTGCTTCCTCTGGATTCCATCTTACTGTAAATTCTCCGGTTGGACTCAAACATGAAGCTGCTTTAGCTGTCGATTGGTCTCTTGAAGAGCAGTATACATTGGAGAAAGGTCTTGCAAA GTTTAAAGATGAACCACAGGTTACTAAGTATGTAAAGATCGCATCAACTCTACCAGATAAAAGTGTACGGGATGTAGCTATGAGGTGTAAATGGATGACG CAAAAACGAAGAAAAGGAGAAGAACATAGTGCCACGAATGTTAATTATAGAAAG GTGGTGGATTTACCCCCAAAACTGAACATGTTCTCCACCGTGCCACAACAAAATGCTACATATGTCATGAACCCTATGTGCCAGAGTGCACGCGTGCCTTTTGAAG GTGCAAGTGATGCAGTTATGGAGCTTCTACGGCAGAATGCTCAAGCTTTTAGTCAAATTTCTTCAAACCTTTCTGCGTTCAAG CCACAGGATAACATCAGTCTGTTTTATCTTGCAAGAAATAACATCAGTTCCATCTTGAATGA CATGAAGCAGATGCCTGGTATCAGCAGCCGAATGTCACCACTGCCTGTTTCAATCAACAATGATCTTGTTAGCATGTTAATGACGAGTACACGACGG CCGAGCTCTTATATCATTCCTTCGAGTATCCATCTGAAGCAGGAACCAAGAAACTGA